From one Streptomyces sp. NBC_01478 genomic stretch:
- the pgi gene encoding glucose-6-phosphate isomerase codes for MNADGRTRLNQTPEWTALAKHREELGEVRLRELFAADPGRGTGYTLRVGDLHLDYSKHLVTDETLRLLHALAAATDVFGLRNAMFRGEKINVTEDRAVLHTALRAPRDAVIEVDGENVVPQVHAVLDKMAGFADRVRSGEWTGHTGKRIKNIVNIGIGGSDLGPAMAYEVLRGFTDRGLTVRFVSNVDGADLHEATRDLDPAETLFIIASKTFTTIETITNATSARDWLLTELKADQDAVAKHFVALSTNAGKVSDFGIDTDNMFEFWDWVGGRYSFDSAIGLSLMIAVGPDRFREMLDGFHLVDEHFRTAPAESNVPLLLGLLGVWYGNFHDAQSHAVLPYSHYLSKFTAYLQQLDMESNGKSVDRDGNPVEWQTGPVVWGTPGTNGQHAYYQLIHQGTKLIPADFIGFAEPVAELSEGLKAQHDLLMANFFAQTQALAFGKTPDEVRAEGVAEELVPHKTFQGNHPTTTILARELTPSVLGQLIALYEHKVFVQGAVWNIDSFDQWGVELGKVLAKRVEPALTDGADVPGLDASTTALVAKYRELRGR; via the coding sequence ATGAACGCAGACGGCCGTACCAGGCTCAACCAGACGCCCGAGTGGACCGCCTTGGCCAAGCACCGCGAGGAGCTCGGCGAGGTCCGGTTGCGGGAGCTGTTCGCCGCCGATCCCGGGCGCGGCACCGGCTACACGCTCCGGGTCGGTGACCTGCACCTCGACTACTCGAAGCACCTCGTCACCGACGAGACCCTGCGGCTGCTGCACGCGCTGGCCGCCGCCACGGACGTGTTCGGCCTGCGGAACGCGATGTTCCGCGGCGAGAAGATCAACGTCACCGAGGACCGCGCGGTCCTGCACACCGCGCTGCGTGCCCCGCGTGACGCCGTGATCGAGGTCGACGGCGAGAACGTGGTGCCCCAAGTGCACGCGGTCCTCGACAAGATGGCCGGCTTCGCCGACCGCGTCCGCTCCGGCGAGTGGACCGGCCACACCGGCAAGCGCATCAAGAACATCGTCAACATCGGCATCGGCGGCTCGGACCTCGGTCCGGCGATGGCGTACGAGGTGCTGCGCGGCTTCACCGACCGCGGTCTGACGGTCCGGTTCGTGTCGAACGTGGACGGCGCCGACCTGCACGAGGCGACCCGTGACCTCGACCCGGCGGAGACGCTGTTCATCATCGCCTCCAAGACGTTCACCACGATCGAGACGATCACCAACGCGACCTCGGCCCGCGACTGGCTGCTCACCGAGCTGAAGGCCGATCAGGACGCCGTCGCCAAGCACTTCGTGGCGCTGTCGACGAACGCGGGGAAGGTGTCGGACTTCGGTATCGACACGGACAACATGTTCGAGTTCTGGGACTGGGTCGGCGGACGCTACTCGTTCGACTCGGCGATCGGGCTGTCGCTGATGATCGCCGTCGGCCCGGACCGTTTCCGGGAGATGCTCGACGGTTTCCACCTCGTCGACGAGCACTTCCGCACCGCGCCCGCCGAGTCCAACGTGCCTTTGCTCCTTGGCCTGTTGGGCGTCTGGTACGGCAACTTCCACGACGCCCAGTCGCACGCGGTACTGCCGTACAGCCACTACCTCTCCAAGTTCACCGCCTACTTGCAGCAGTTGGACATGGAGTCCAACGGCAAGTCGGTGGACCGGGACGGGAATCCGGTGGAGTGGCAGACCGGGCCGGTGGTGTGGGGTACGCCGGGGACGAACGGGCAGCACGCGTATTACCAACTCATCCACCAGGGCACGAAGTTGATCCCGGCGGACTTCATCGGTTTCGCCGAGCCGGTGGCGGAGCTGAGCGAGGGGCTGAAGGCGCAGCACGATCTGCTGATGGCCAACTTCTTCGCGCAGACCCAGGCGTTGGCGTTCGGCAAGACGCCCGACGAGGTGCGTGCGGAGGGGGTGGCGGAGGAGCTGGTGCCGCACAAGACGTTCCAGGGCAACCACCCCACCACCACGATCCTGGCCCGCGAGCTGACCCCGTCGGTGCTCGGCCAGCTCATCGCGCTCTACGAGCACAAGGTGTTCGTGCAGGGCGCCGTCTGGAACATCGACTCCTTCGACCAGTGGGGCGTCGAACTGGGCAAGGTCCTCGCCAAGCGCGTCGAACCCGCCCTCACCGACGGTGCCGACGTACCCGGCCTGGACGCGTCGACGACGGCCCTGGTCGCCAAGTACCGGGAGCTGCGCGGCCGTTGA
- a CDS encoding MFS transporter codes for MTTVEVTGSHVPAWRGGFGRLWSAAVISRFGDALRGAALPLLAVSLTDRPLLIASVTACGYLPWIVFGLLGGAVADRVDQRRAMWTVDAVRALLVAAFAVAVALGHASILLLIALAFALTTLQTLFDNASTALLPALVDRAALGSANARLMTGQQIAGGLMGAPVVPVLFAAGAAVPFVADAGTFLLAAALVASLRTAAPERAPRPAGGTLRGEIADGLRTLWRDRPLRGLCAATALCNIGMGALIATLVVLVTGWLHAGTAGYAAATTAYAVGGLAGGAVNRRIAGRLGPLRSVLLAGLVQIGALVVMGSVRSLTAVVAALAVFGFMGMVWNVNTTTLMQQRAPADMLGRVSSAFRTLAVAGAPLGALLGGLTATAWGLNTPALLTAAFFVLSVTALIPAVKPDVPVVAPHDDATTAHVTG; via the coding sequence GTGACGACGGTCGAGGTGACGGGCAGTCATGTGCCCGCGTGGCGTGGGGGGTTCGGGCGGCTGTGGAGCGCCGCCGTGATCTCGCGGTTCGGGGACGCGCTGCGGGGTGCCGCACTGCCCCTGCTCGCCGTCTCGCTGACGGACCGGCCCCTGCTCATCGCCTCCGTGACCGCCTGCGGCTATCTGCCCTGGATCGTCTTCGGGCTGCTCGGCGGCGCGGTCGCCGACCGGGTGGACCAGCGGCGCGCGATGTGGACGGTGGACGCGGTCCGCGCCCTTCTCGTCGCCGCCTTCGCCGTGGCCGTCGCCCTCGGCCACGCCTCGATCCTCCTGCTCATCGCGCTGGCCTTCGCACTGACCACACTCCAGACCCTTTTCGACAACGCCTCCACGGCCCTGCTGCCGGCCCTGGTGGACCGCGCGGCGCTGGGCAGCGCCAACGCCCGGCTGATGACCGGACAGCAGATCGCGGGCGGCCTGATGGGAGCGCCCGTGGTGCCGGTGCTGTTCGCCGCGGGGGCCGCCGTGCCCTTCGTGGCCGACGCCGGGACCTTCCTGCTGGCCGCCGCACTGGTCGCCTCCCTGCGCACCGCGGCGCCCGAGCGCGCGCCGAGACCGGCGGGCGGCACGCTGCGCGGAGAGATCGCGGACGGACTGCGCACCCTCTGGCGCGACCGGCCCCTGCGCGGACTGTGCGCGGCGACGGCCCTGTGCAACATCGGCATGGGCGCCCTGATCGCCACCCTGGTCGTCCTGGTGACCGGCTGGCTGCACGCGGGCACCGCCGGATACGCGGCGGCGACCACCGCCTACGCCGTCGGCGGCCTGGCCGGGGGAGCGGTGAACCGGCGGATCGCCGGCCGGCTGGGCCCGCTGCGGAGCGTGCTGCTCGCGGGGTTGGTGCAGATCGGCGCCCTCGTCGTCATGGGCTCCGTGCGCAGCCTGACCGCGGTCGTGGCCGCCCTCGCGGTCTTCGGCTTCATGGGCATGGTGTGGAACGTCAACACGACGACCCTGATGCAGCAGCGCGCTCCCGCCGACATGCTGGGCCGGGTCAGTTCCGCGTTCCGTACCCTGGCCGTCGCCGGGGCCCCACTGGGCGCCCTCCTCGGTGGCCTCACCGCGACGGCCTGGGGACTGAACACACCCGCACTGCTCACCGCCGCCTTCTTCGTCCTGTCGGTCACCGCACTGATACCTGCGGTCAAGCCGGACGTACCTGTTGTTGCCCCGCACGACGACGCGACGACCGCTCATGTCACGGGCTGA
- a CDS encoding RNA polymerase-binding protein RbpA: MASGNAIRGSRVGAGPMGEAERGESAPRLRISFWCSNGHETQPSFASDAQVPDTWDCPRCGFPAGQDRDNPPDPPRTEPYKTHLAYVRERRSDADGEAILAEALAKLRGEI; the protein is encoded by the coding sequence GTGGCAAGTGGCAACGCGATCCGTGGAAGCCGGGTCGGGGCGGGGCCGATGGGCGAGGCCGAGCGTGGCGAGTCCGCGCCCCGGCTGCGCATCTCCTTCTGGTGCTCCAACGGGCACGAGACGCAGCCCAGCTTCGCCAGCGACGCGCAGGTTCCCGACACTTGGGACTGCCCGCGCTGCGGCTTCCCGGCCGGACAGGACCGGGACAACCCGCCGGACCCGCCGCGCACCGAGCCCTACAAGACGCACCTCGCGTATGTACGGGAGCGGCGCAGCGACGCGGACGGCGAGGCGATCCTCGCCGAGGCGCTCGCCAAACTGCGGGGAGAAATCTAG
- the secG gene encoding preprotein translocase subunit SecG, which translates to MVLGFSIALIVFSLLLMLLVLMHKGKGGGLSDMFGGGMASSVGGSSVAERNLDRITVVLGVLWFACIVVLGLLMKTS; encoded by the coding sequence GTGGTTTTGGGGTTCTCGATCGCCCTGATCGTCTTCAGCCTGCTGTTGATGCTGCTGGTGCTGATGCACAAGGGGAAGGGCGGCGGTCTCTCCGACATGTTCGGTGGCGGCATGGCGTCGTCCGTCGGCGGCTCGTCGGTCGCCGAGCGCAACCTGGACCGCATCACCGTGGTGCTCGGTGTGCTCTGGTTCGCCTGCATCGTCGTACTCGGTCTGCTGATGAAGACGAGCTGA
- the tpiA gene encoding triose-phosphate isomerase has product MAGNWKMNLNHLEAIAHVQKLAFALADKDYEAVEVAVLPPFTDLRSVQTLVDGDKLKIKYGAQDISAHDSGAYTGEISGAMLAKLKCTYVAIGHSERRQYHAETDEIVNAKVKAAYKHGLTPILCVGEELDIREAGNHVAHTLSQVEGGLKDVPAEQAESIVIAYEPVWAIGTGKVCGAGDAQEVCQAIRGKLAELYSQELADQVRIQYGGSVKSGNVAEIMAQPDVDGALVGGASLDADEFVKIARFRDQ; this is encoded by the coding sequence ATGGCGGGCAACTGGAAGATGAACCTCAACCACCTCGAGGCCATCGCCCACGTCCAGAAGCTCGCCTTCGCCCTCGCGGACAAGGACTACGAGGCCGTCGAGGTCGCCGTCCTGCCGCCCTTCACCGACCTGCGCTCCGTGCAGACCCTGGTCGACGGCGACAAGCTCAAGATCAAGTACGGCGCCCAGGACATCTCGGCGCACGACTCCGGCGCCTACACCGGCGAGATCTCCGGTGCGATGCTGGCCAAGCTGAAGTGCACGTACGTGGCGATCGGCCACTCCGAGCGCCGCCAGTACCACGCGGAGACCGACGAGATCGTCAACGCCAAGGTCAAGGCCGCCTACAAGCACGGCCTGACCCCGATCCTCTGCGTCGGCGAGGAACTCGACATCCGCGAGGCGGGCAACCACGTCGCCCACACGCTCTCCCAGGTCGAGGGCGGTCTCAAGGACGTCCCCGCCGAGCAGGCCGAGTCGATCGTCATCGCCTACGAGCCCGTGTGGGCCATCGGCACCGGCAAGGTCTGCGGCGCCGGCGACGCCCAGGAGGTCTGCCAGGCCATCCGCGGCAAGCTCGCCGAGCTGTACTCGCAGGAACTGGCCGACCAGGTCCGCATCCAGTACGGCGGCTCCGTCAAGTCCGGCAACGTCGCCGAGATCATGGCCCAGCCCGACGTGGACGGCGCCCTGGTCGGCGGTGCCTCGCTGGACGCCGACGAGTTCGTCAAGATCGCGCGCTTCCGCGACCAGTGA
- a CDS encoding phosphoglycerate kinase: MKTIDELLAEGVDGKRVFVRADLNVPLADGLITDDGRIRAVLPTIKALVEAGAKVIVASHLGRPKGAPDPAFSLLQPAERLAELLGAPVAFAQDTVGPAAHDAVRGLEPGQVAVIENLRFNAGETAKDDVERGEFADQLAALADIYVGDGFGAVHRKHASVYDLPARLPHYAGYLIATEVGVLKKLTEDVKRPYVVALGGSKVSDKLAVIDQLLGKADRILIGGGMAFTFLKAKGYEIGASLVQDDQLPAVTEYVERAEKNGVELVVPVDVVTSAGFPDLKTKAPSNPTVVAADAIPADQMGLDIGPETGALYASKLADAATIFWNGPMGVFEHPDYAEGTKAVAQALLDSPAFTVVGGGDSAAAVRILGFDETAFGHISTGGGASLEYLEGKTLPGLAALED; this comes from the coding sequence ATGAAGACGATCGACGAACTCCTCGCCGAAGGAGTGGACGGCAAGCGGGTCTTCGTCCGCGCCGACCTCAACGTCCCGCTGGCCGACGGCCTCATCACCGACGACGGCCGCATCCGCGCCGTGCTGCCCACGATCAAGGCTCTCGTCGAGGCGGGCGCCAAGGTGATCGTGGCCTCGCACCTGGGCCGCCCCAAGGGCGCCCCGGACCCGGCCTTCTCCCTCCTCCAGCCCGCCGAGCGCCTCGCCGAACTCCTGGGCGCGCCGGTCGCGTTCGCCCAGGACACCGTCGGCCCGGCCGCCCACGACGCGGTGCGCGGCCTGGAGCCCGGCCAGGTCGCGGTCATCGAGAACCTGCGCTTCAACGCGGGCGAGACCGCCAAGGACGACGTCGAGCGCGGCGAGTTCGCCGACCAGCTCGCCGCCCTGGCGGACATCTACGTAGGCGACGGTTTCGGCGCCGTGCACCGCAAGCACGCCTCCGTGTACGACCTCCCGGCCCGCCTGCCGCACTACGCCGGCTACCTCATCGCCACCGAGGTCGGCGTCCTGAAGAAGCTCACCGAGGACGTCAAGCGGCCCTACGTCGTAGCCCTCGGCGGCTCCAAGGTCTCCGACAAGCTCGCCGTCATCGACCAGCTCCTCGGCAAGGCCGACCGCATCCTCATCGGCGGCGGCATGGCCTTCACCTTCCTCAAGGCCAAGGGCTACGAGATCGGCGCCTCCCTGGTCCAGGACGACCAACTGCCCGCCGTCACCGAGTACGTCGAGCGCGCCGAGAAGAACGGCGTCGAGCTGGTCGTCCCCGTCGACGTCGTGACCTCGGCCGGGTTCCCGGACCTGAAGACGAAGGCCCCCTCCAACCCCACCGTCGTCGCCGCGGACGCCATCCCCGCCGACCAGATGGGCCTCGACATCGGTCCCGAGACCGGTGCCCTGTACGCCTCGAAGCTCGCCGACGCGGCCACCATCTTCTGGAACGGTCCGATGGGCGTCTTCGAGCACCCCGACTACGCCGAGGGCACCAAGGCGGTCGCCCAGGCCCTTCTCGACTCCCCGGCCTTCACGGTCGTCGGCGGTGGCGACTCCGCCGCGGCCGTCCGCATCCTGGGCTTCGACGAGACCGCATTCGGCCACATCTCGACCGGCGGCGGCGCCTCCCTCGAATACCTCGAGGGCAAGACGCTCCCCGGCCTCGCCGCACTGGAGGACTGA
- the gap gene encoding type I glyceraldehyde-3-phosphate dehydrogenase yields MTIRVGINGFGRIGRNYFRALLKQGADIEIVAVNDLGDTATTAHLLKYDTILGRLQAEVSHTADTITVDGHTIKVLSERNPADIPWGELGVDIVIESTGIFTKKADAEKHIAGGAKKVLISAPAKDEDITIVMGVNQDKYDAAQHHVISNASCTTNCVAPMAKVLDENFGIVKGLMTTVHAYTNDQRILDFPHSDLRRARAAAENIIPTTTGAAKATALVLPQLKGKLDGIAMRVPVPTGSATDLVVTLQREVTKDEVNAAFKKASEDGDLKGYLSYTEDPIVSSDIVGDQASCTFDSLLTMVQEGNTVKILGWYDNEWGYSNRLVDLTVFVGGQL; encoded by the coding sequence GTGACGATCCGCGTAGGCATCAACGGCTTTGGCCGCATCGGTCGTAACTACTTCCGCGCGCTGCTGAAGCAGGGTGCTGACATCGAGATCGTGGCTGTCAACGACCTGGGTGACACCGCGACCACCGCTCACCTGCTCAAGTACGACACCATCCTGGGCCGCCTGCAGGCCGAGGTGTCGCACACCGCCGACACGATCACCGTCGACGGGCACACGATCAAGGTGCTGTCCGAGCGCAACCCCGCCGACATCCCGTGGGGCGAGCTGGGCGTCGACATCGTCATCGAGTCGACCGGCATCTTCACGAAGAAGGCCGACGCCGAGAAGCACATCGCCGGCGGCGCCAAGAAGGTCCTCATCTCGGCTCCGGCCAAGGACGAGGACATCACGATCGTGATGGGCGTCAACCAGGACAAGTACGACGCGGCCCAGCACCACGTCATCTCGAACGCCTCCTGCACCACCAACTGTGTGGCGCCGATGGCCAAGGTTCTCGACGAGAACTTCGGCATCGTCAAGGGCCTGATGACCACGGTGCACGCGTACACGAACGACCAGCGCATCCTGGACTTCCCGCACTCGGACCTGCGTCGCGCGCGTGCCGCCGCCGAGAACATCATCCCGACCACCACCGGTGCCGCCAAGGCCACCGCCCTGGTCCTCCCGCAGCTCAAGGGCAAGCTCGACGGCATCGCGATGCGCGTCCCGGTCCCGACCGGCTCGGCCACCGACCTGGTCGTGACGCTGCAGCGCGAGGTCACCAAGGACGAGGTCAACGCCGCGTTCAAGAAGGCCTCCGAGGACGGCGACCTCAAGGGTTACCTGTCCTACACCGAGGACCCGATCGTCTCCTCGGACATCGTCGGCGACCAGGCCTCCTGCACCTTCGACTCCCTCCTGACGATGGTTCAGGAAGGCAACACGGTGAAGATCCTCGGCTGGTACGACAACGAGTGGGGCTACTCCAACCGCCTCGTCGACCTCACGGTCTTCGTCGGCGGCCAGCTCTGA
- a CDS encoding M14 family metallopeptidase: MRHRARSILAVGALLITGASIAPIAQAQGGSSAKSDPDEVKVFRADVTQKQIPLLLKAGQDAHELGDNKFSASGKTAVEVYLTDQQAGKLEKQGVDLTEHTLSAKAETRVEDAAQGVFRPYGGSGGLKEEIVRTGQANPGLTKVESIGKTVDGQDILALKLTKNAKKTKDGSKPSVLYVSNQHAREWITPEMTRRLMHYYVDNYKTDKRVKKIVDSTELWFVLSANPDGYDYTFQNSDTRLWRKNLRDVNGDGTISTGDGVDLNRNFAYKWGYDDEGSSPNPTSETYRGTAPASEPETKALDNFEQRIGFSYGINYHSAAELLLYGVGWQVATPTPDDVLYKALAGTPDNPAIPGYHSQVSSELYTTNGEADGHGSNVNGMSMFTPEMSTCQTASNIDPNDAWNAADCQSVFNYPDDEKLIQDEFAKNIPFALSVAETVAHPDQPASSVGLSAADFTPATFSTSYARGADQEVSVVVRKSVRDKELKYRVNGGRTQDRALKSWKGGQTYGGDDNLYFDEYRAKVKGGAPGDKVEVWFTGKTKAGKPTSSAHFTYTVAKLPSADTLVVAEEGAAATQAQTYVDALKANGRKAIVWDVATQGAPDALAVLDHFKTVVHYSGTAGPGNGTQLQLRAFLNEGGKLIEAGEQAGGSVALADGTPSNDFSQYYLGAYSRTSTPGATGFTGSGKLDGFTGPLSGAPGNPLDRAGTYSVTSDSLSPTRYPQFASAGAGKFAGTVNPYGPYAGSYMAAAVHNDDSYKRLTRTIDLTGVSAADKPTLRSELLWDTEPGYDHAVVEIHTTGADDWTTLPEVGGATSIAVPTECEAGFLVAEHPWLKHYLTIANSGCTATGTTGSWNSLTGASNGWQQVGFDLSAYAGKSVEVSLSYITDPGSGGHGVLADDTSLVVGGTATQAEGFETSLGAWTVTGPPAGSPAVLNDWTRTGALFQTYGAVTTDRTVLLGFGLEQVTAAGDRATLLKKALAALKS; the protein is encoded by the coding sequence ATGAGACACAGAGCGAGATCGATCCTCGCTGTCGGCGCGCTCCTGATCACCGGGGCGAGCATCGCACCGATCGCCCAGGCGCAGGGCGGGAGTTCCGCGAAGTCCGACCCGGACGAGGTCAAGGTCTTCCGCGCGGACGTCACCCAGAAGCAGATACCCCTGCTCCTGAAGGCCGGACAGGACGCGCACGAACTCGGCGACAACAAGTTCTCCGCGTCCGGCAAAACGGCCGTCGAGGTCTACCTCACCGACCAGCAGGCCGGGAAACTGGAGAAGCAGGGCGTCGACCTCACCGAGCACACCCTGTCGGCGAAGGCCGAGACCCGCGTCGAGGACGCGGCGCAGGGGGTCTTCCGGCCGTACGGCGGAAGTGGTGGTCTGAAGGAGGAGATCGTCAGGACCGGGCAGGCCAATCCCGGGCTCACCAAGGTCGAGTCCATCGGGAAGACGGTCGACGGTCAGGACATCCTCGCGCTCAAACTGACCAAGAACGCGAAGAAGACCAAGGACGGCTCCAAGCCCTCCGTGCTGTACGTGTCCAACCAGCACGCGCGCGAGTGGATCACGCCGGAGATGACCCGCCGGCTGATGCACTACTACGTGGACAACTACAAGACCGACAAGCGCGTCAAGAAGATCGTCGACTCGACCGAGCTGTGGTTCGTGCTGTCCGCCAACCCGGACGGCTACGACTACACCTTCCAGAACTCCGACACCCGCTTGTGGCGCAAGAACCTGCGGGACGTCAACGGCGACGGCACCATCTCCACCGGCGACGGCGTCGACCTCAACCGCAACTTCGCCTACAAGTGGGGCTACGACGACGAGGGTTCGTCCCCGAACCCCACCAGTGAGACGTATCGCGGCACGGCTCCGGCCTCCGAGCCCGAGACCAAGGCACTCGACAACTTCGAGCAGCGGATCGGCTTCAGCTACGGCATCAACTACCACTCCGCCGCCGAACTCCTCCTCTACGGAGTCGGCTGGCAGGTCGCGACACCCACCCCGGACGACGTGCTCTACAAGGCGCTCGCGGGCACGCCCGACAACCCGGCGATCCCCGGCTACCACTCGCAGGTCTCCTCGGAGCTGTACACGACCAACGGCGAGGCGGACGGCCACGGGTCGAACGTCAACGGCATGTCGATGTTCACCCCCGAGATGTCGACCTGCCAGACCGCGTCGAACATCGACCCCAACGACGCCTGGAACGCGGCCGACTGCCAGTCCGTCTTCAACTACCCGGACGACGAGAAGCTGATCCAGGACGAGTTCGCGAAGAACATCCCCTTCGCGCTCTCCGTCGCCGAGACCGTCGCCCACCCCGACCAGCCGGCCTCCTCGGTCGGCCTGAGTGCCGCCGACTTCACCCCGGCCACCTTCTCGACGTCGTACGCGCGCGGCGCCGACCAGGAGGTCTCCGTCGTCGTACGGAAGTCCGTGCGCGACAAGGAGCTCAAGTACCGCGTCAACGGCGGCCGTACGCAGGACAGGGCGCTCAAGTCCTGGAAGGGCGGCCAGACCTACGGCGGGGACGACAACCTGTACTTCGACGAGTACCGGGCCAAGGTCAAGGGCGGCGCCCCGGGCGACAAGGTCGAGGTCTGGTTCACCGGTAAGACCAAGGCCGGGAAGCCCACATCCAGCGCGCACTTCACGTACACGGTGGCCAAGCTGCCCTCGGCGGACACCCTTGTCGTCGCCGAGGAGGGCGCTGCCGCCACCCAGGCGCAGACCTACGTCGACGCCCTGAAGGCCAACGGCCGTAAGGCGATCGTCTGGGACGTCGCCACCCAGGGCGCGCCCGACGCGCTCGCCGTGCTCGACCACTTCAAGACCGTCGTCCACTACTCGGGCACCGCGGGACCGGGCAACGGCACCCAGCTCCAGTTGCGCGCCTTCCTCAACGAGGGCGGCAAGTTGATCGAGGCAGGCGAGCAGGCCGGCGGCTCCGTCGCCCTCGCGGACGGCACCCCCTCGAACGACTTCAGCCAGTACTACCTGGGCGCCTACTCCCGTACGTCCACCCCTGGGGCCACCGGCTTCACCGGCTCCGGCAAGCTCGACGGATTCACCGGGCCGCTCAGCGGCGCGCCCGGCAACCCGCTGGACCGGGCCGGCACCTACAGCGTCACCTCCGACTCGCTGTCGCCCACCAGGTACCCGCAGTTCGCGAGTGCCGGGGCGGGCAAGTTCGCCGGGACCGTCAACCCGTACGGCCCCTACGCGGGCTCCTACATGGCGGCCGCCGTCCACAACGACGACTCCTACAAGCGCCTCACCCGCACCATCGACCTCACCGGGGTGAGCGCGGCCGACAAGCCCACGCTGCGCAGCGAGCTGCTGTGGGACACCGAGCCCGGCTACGACCACGCCGTGGTCGAGATCCACACCACCGGGGCCGACGACTGGACCACGCTCCCGGAGGTGGGCGGCGCCACCAGCATCGCCGTGCCGACGGAGTGCGAGGCCGGGTTCCTGGTCGCCGAGCACCCGTGGCTCAAGCACTACCTGACGATCGCGAACAGCGGCTGCACCGCGACCGGCACCACCGGTTCGTGGAACAGCCTCACCGGCGCCTCCAACGGCTGGCAGCAGGTCGGCTTCGACCTGAGCGCCTACGCCGGCAAGTCCGTCGAGGTCTCGCTGAGCTACATCACCGACCCGGGCAGCGGCGGCCACGGCGTCCTCGCCGACGACACCTCGCTCGTCGTGGGCGGCACGGCCACCCAGGCCGAGGGCTTCGAGACCTCCCTCGGCGCCTGGACCGTGACCGGCCCGCCGGCCGGCAGCCCCGCGGTCCTGAACGACTGGACCCGCACCGGAGCCCTCTTCCAGACGTACGGCGCGGTCACCACCGACCGCACCGTTCTGCTGGGCTTCGGCCTGGAACAGGTCACCGCGGCCGGTGACCGCGCGACCCTGCTCAAGAAGGCGCTGGCGGCCCTCAAGAGCTGA
- the whiA gene encoding DNA-binding protein WhiA, whose amino-acid sequence MAMTAAVKDEISRLPVTRTCCRKAEVSAILRFAGGLHLVSGRIVIEAELDTAMAARRLKRDILEIFGHSSELIVMAPGGLRRGSRYVVRVVAGGDQLARQTGLVDGRGRPIRGLPPQVVSGATCDAEAAWRGAFLAHGSLTEPGRSSSLEVTCPGPEAALALVGAARRLSIAAKAREVRGVDRVVVRDGDAIGALLTRLGAHESVLAWEERRMRREVRATANRLANFDDANLRRSARAAVAAGARVQRALEILADEVPEHLAAAGRLRMDHKQASLEELGALADPPLTKDAVAGRIRRLLAMADKRAQDLGVPGTESSITEEMADNMVG is encoded by the coding sequence ATGGCGATGACGGCAGCGGTGAAGGATGAGATCTCCCGGCTCCCCGTCACCCGGACCTGCTGCAGGAAGGCGGAGGTCTCCGCCATTCTGCGGTTCGCCGGAGGCCTCCACCTGGTGAGCGGGCGCATCGTGATCGAGGCGGAGCTGGACACCGCGATGGCGGCGCGCCGGCTCAAGCGGGACATCCTGGAGATCTTCGGCCACAGTTCGGAGCTGATCGTGATGGCGCCCGGCGGACTGCGCCGCGGTTCCCGTTACGTCGTCCGGGTGGTCGCCGGCGGCGATCAGTTGGCCCGGCAGACGGGCCTCGTGGACGGCCGTGGACGCCCGATCCGGGGCCTGCCGCCGCAGGTCGTCTCCGGGGCGACCTGTGACGCCGAGGCGGCCTGGAGGGGCGCGTTCCTGGCCCACGGCTCGCTGACCGAGCCCGGCCGGTCCTCCTCCCTGGAGGTGACCTGCCCGGGGCCGGAGGCCGCGCTCGCGCTGGTCGGCGCCGCCCGCAGGCTGTCGATCGCGGCGAAGGCCCGCGAGGTGCGCGGGGTCGACCGGGTGGTCGTCCGTGACGGCGACGCGATCGGCGCCCTGCTCACCCGGCTCGGCGCGCACGAGTCGGTGCTGGCCTGGGAGGAGCGCCGGATGCGCCGCGAGGTGCGCGCCACGGCCAACCGCCTCGCCAACTTCGACGACGCCAACCTGCGCCGCTCGGCCCGCGCGGCCGTCGCCGCCGGCGCTCGCGTGCAGCGCGCGCTGGAGATCCTCGCCGACGAGGTCCCCGAGCACCTCGCGGCGGCCGGCCGCCTCCGCATGGACCACAAGCAGGCCTCCCTGGAGGAACTGGGCGCGCTGGCCGACCCGCCGCTGACGAAGGACGCCGTGGCCGGCCGTATCCGCCGCCTGCTGGCGATGGCCGACAAGCGGGCCCAGGACCTGGGCGTCCCGGGCACGGAGTCCAGCATCACCGAGGAGATGGCCGACAACATGGTCGGCTGA